The following DNA comes from Spirochaetales bacterium.
AGAGGACACAATAACAGGGTATGCTTGTCAAAAAAAAAGTGACGGTATACCGGGAGTAGAAACGTGGATATATTATTTTCCTTTTTTAAGGATCCGATATTTCGAGCGGCATTTTTCAGCTGGTTTATTTCACAGGCAATCAAATCCATTATCGAGATTGTTCGCAACCGCCCGCACTCGGCAAAAGAGATACTGATGAGTCTGTTCTGGACCACCGGCGGTATGCCCTCGAGTCATTCCGCAGTGGTGAGTGCCCTCGCGACCGCGATCGGGTTTGAAGTGGGCGCCACATCTCCTATTTTTATCGTGGCCGTATTCTACGCGTTTATCACGGTGCGGGATGCTCTCGGCGTGAGAAGGGCGGCTGGATCCCAGGCCAAGGCGATCAACCAGATCATATCAAAATTGGAATCACACAATTCGATGAAAATTAAGCCGGTCAAGGAAATTCACGGACACAGGATTTCGGAAGTTATGATGGGGATTCTACTCGGATTTTTTATCGCCGTCGCTTTTTGCACCCTGTAACGGAAGACCTGATTTTTCTGTGAAACGACGAATATCGGTGGACGAGGAAATGTGTCATGAAAAAGGAATGGCTGTTTCAAGGCATTATACCGCAGGTTATATCTTTTGTATTCGTTCTCCTCTTTTTAATCGGGATTATTTTTGCCCCGGCCGATGAAACCCGTACCCTGTGGAAGGGTTATTATACCCTTGTTCTCGATACACCGGGTGAGATCGCACCCGTCTGCGAACGACTCGCGCGGGTACCGGGGATTACCGGGGTTGTATCAAAGGACACTTCACGGGTGACGTTCAATAACCTGGAAACCCTTGAGGAAATCACCGTTTCGGAACTCGAAAGCCGCCTCGATCCCCTTGATCCGCGTAATGATGCATATATGAAATCACTGCACCGTTATTTCCTAAACAGTGACGGCTGCGGGGTGATCTATGTTAAAACGCGTCTCAACAGGGTGTTGTTTTCCCTCACGGCGGG
Coding sequences within:
- a CDS encoding divergent PAP2 family protein gives rise to the protein MDILFSFFKDPIFRAAFFSWFISQAIKSIIEIVRNRPHSAKEILMSLFWTTGGMPSSHSAVVSALATAIGFEVGATSPIFIVAVFYAFITVRDALGVRRAAGSQAKAINQIISKLESHNSMKIKPVKEIHGHRISEVMMGILLGFFIAVAFCTL